The window CCCGAGGTCGCGCCCTCGGGCACGCGGGTGATGAGGAAGTCGTCGGAGCTGATGACGATGGCACCGTTGACGTCGCCGAATTGCACCTGCGGGCGGCCCAGGGCGGGAGGCTTCAGCCCGCTGCCCACGATGCGGATCTCACCTCCGAAAAGCGCGGCCGCAGGCAAGAGCGCATCGATGTGCGGCTTGCCGTTGACGTTCTTGCGGCCCAACAGGCGATCTGAGATCCCCATGCGTCCCCGGCGTCCGCCCTCTCAGTCGTGCGCGGGTTCCCGCACGTTCAGGAGAGCACTCGAAAATGGATCAGAAGCTGCAGCGATAGCAGGGCCAACAGGCCCGCCGCGACGTCGTCCAGCATGATCCCCCACCCGCCCGGCAGTTCTTCCAGTTGCCGCACGGGCGGCGGCTTGACGATGTCGAAGGCTCGAAAAAGTATAAGACTCGCCAGCAGGTATTTCCAAGTGATGGGCACGAAATAGGGAAAGCCGAGCAGCGCGATCATCTGCCCCGCGACCTCGTCGATCACCACCTGCTGCGGATCTTTGCGCCCGCTCTCCCGCGCCACGATGCCCGCCGCCGGGATCCCCACCAGCGTCGCCACCAGCGCCAGCACTACCAGCACCGGCAGATGCTGCGTGGGAGCCAGCCGCATCGTCAGCACCCACCACAAGACCACCGTGATGAGCGAGGCGTGCGTGCCCGGGCCGGGGTGCAGATATCCCGTTCCGAAGAAGGTGGCGACCCACCACGCCCATGGGGTGACCTTGGAGCTGGCGGCGGCTGCGTCGCCGGTCGGTTCAGTCCGTGTCGTC of the Terriglobales bacterium genome contains:
- a CDS encoding phosphatidylglycerophosphatase A, yielding MTTRTEPTGDAAAASSKVTPWAWWVATFFGTGYLHPGPGTHASLITVVLWWVLTMRLAPTQHLPVLVVLALVATLVGIPAAGIVARESGRKDPQQVVIDEVAGQMIALLGFPYFVPITWKYLLASLILFRAFDIVKPPPVRQLEELPGGWGIMLDDVAAGLLALLSLQLLIHFRVLS